GGTGACTGGCAAGAGGAGGAAATTGAATTAtctaattttccttttataaaaCGAAACGAATTGTTTGTTCCGATAGAAGACAAAATAAATcctatagattatttttttatgcttttCGATGAACATTTCATACAACTATTGGTTGATGAAACGAATAATTATGCTGAAATCGAGTTTTTACGTGTTGGTAGTGCACCACGTTCTCGTATCTCCGATTGGAAACCAACAGATAAAGACgaaatgttaacatttattgCATTGATAATTCACACTGGTACCATAAAACTCAACAGATTGAATGACTATTGGAAAACACATCACCTTTTCAACCTTTCATGCTTTTCAAATTATATGAGTCGtgatagatttttaaatttattaagatGTTTTCATTTTGCACCAAATATTGAAACTAATAATCAAAACCTACCTGAGGATCGCTTATATAAAATTAGACctttaattacatatttcaataacaaaatgAATACCATATATTATCCCAAAAAAGAACTCTCCCTTGATGAGTCCATGGTGTTATGGAGAGGCCGTCTCCAGTTTCGTcaatacattcaaaataaacGCCATAAATATGGAATCAAATTATACATGCTTACGGAACCTCATGGATTGGTATTAAAATTTGCCGTTTATGTAGGAGTACTCGATGACTTGGGAGGAAAAGGCCATGCAGCTAATGTGGTTTTGCATTTAATGTCCGAAAAACTAAATAACGGCCATGCATTATACATGGACAATTTCTACAATAGTTTTGATTTAGCCtccaaattaattgaaaaaaaaactttttgtacTGGAACGTTAAGATTGAACAGAAAAAATACACCACAGGATGTTGTagagtcaaaattaaaaaagggtGAAACAGTTGCCAGGTACTCTCAAGGtgttatgattggaaagtggaAAGATAAGAGAGATGTTGGTTATATTTCCaccgaatttaaaaataatttaattcttacCAAAAACCGAAACGGTAAAGAACAATATAAACCTGAACCTATCTCAAATTATAACCGTTTTATGAGTGGAATTGATCGACAAGATCAAATGCATAGCTATTATCCATTTACTAGAAAAACAATTcgttggtataaaaaaattggtatacatataatacaaatgttattaatgaactcattttatttatataatcaatatcaCGCCAGAcctaaaatatcattgtatgatTTTCGATTATCCATACTCAGTGAACTTTTGCCCAAACAACCAAAACCTAGATCTTTTTCAGTATCACATACTAATCATTTCCCAAAAACTCACGATGTTGGAAAATCTGGAAGACCTAACAGAAAGAGATGTCATCTGTGTTATTCTAAAGGGATAAGAAAAGATACAACATACTTCTGTCCAAGCTGTCCGGAAAAGCCCAGTCTTTGTCATCAACCATGTTTCAACAATTtccataaatagtttaaaataaaatagtaaataataaatattataaatattaagtcagtttctatttttttaaattataataacgtgttcacattgtaaaataataattaataaagtaacaaTTTGGTATAATAGTTGTGAGTAACTGTTTGGTTTACCTAGCATAACAAATTTGGTatgacgccaattggcgtcaATCAGCGTCAGATAAAAGCAAAGTGTATGTGGTGCGGatgacgccaattggcgtcaccaaaaaaaaaacccttgaATTACTCCCGCACATTTGAATGTGTATTGTAATATGATCCGCAGTGaacgtgttaaaaaaataaaagtgtctATCTAAANNNNNNNNNNNNNNNNNNNNNNNNNNNNNNNNNNNNNNNNNNNNNNNNNNTAGGTTTTGTGACCCTACTGTCTCATCTGTATCTCTTTGTGGCAAAGGAACATTTGACTTAGGTaatggttaaatttttttttgaaaaaaactcaatattgagtcttcttttcttttattaatcataattataataatttttgtagctGAATGTCgaactaataactataacaactataatatcaGAATATCTCTTAAACTCGGTAATTTAAATCGCAATAACTAGTAATGAACAATGAGTAATGAACTAGACGCTAACTACGAATACGTATCGACGTATACGTATCGTAATTCACTGGGACGAGCAGGACTGAGGAGAGTGTTACATGTTATCGAATATTATCGATTATCGATCGTGGTAATTCCCGTATATTTTGTTCAGACATCTAAGTATAAATAGATAGTCTAGatagtagatataataataattattataccatacacAGTGACACAGTGTATAAGAATATACTAAATATCGTCATAAGACAtaaggacataatattattctgtgaaAGTTTACCTTACATGATTattggtttttagaaaaaaaatcagaaaaaaaattgaatatattataatataatataataatttttttgtttattaaaaaatctcagTGGATGCAATGGCACCCACTGGCCCCTCTCTGCGGGCGCCCCCGCGACATGCTTCTAGCTgacgatattgttattatttctataattgcTATTTGCTAATGGCTTGCACGGAAATGCgagaaatgtatttatattagtcTCGGTGTATAcgtatgtattgttattttgatgAAGATACCCGCATTTACAGAACGAATGGATTTTCCCCATTATAGTTGGTGGATCTAGACTGGAGGAcgtaacatggcaaattgtacGAACAGCAGGACACGTATGGCTACAGTAGGTTAAagattaaagtgaattgacctcttataaaatttaaaggtaagattgtTATCTAGACAACATCcccatattttcataatattttaatattaagaggacgccacaccgaAAGCGAAACGTATACAATGACCGAGAGAACGCGCTGTTAGGTGTTTTCGCGATGCGCAAGCACGCGACGTTTAAGCCGCGCCCACCACTCGTCGTCGGCGGCCGGCCGACGATTGTGCTCATTCAGAGCggtgattattatattctcaacATTCGTCTGTGGAGGATCGcgtaaatataaatgcatagaTACACGTTACACGTACATCATGCCGCATTGCCgccgtaatatttttaataatcgcGCGTACTTACGCGAgctgtatttattgtatttttagatacttactcaataataaatatatacaatatactaatacagtaaataatatctaatttataacagtaacctttttagtaagtaaataaggtaatatttaattgaatatattattttacgttataCTGCTACCACataggtatactttttaaaCGACAGTTTTTgggtattttttaaacataatacagtAGCACTTATCAAagctatctattattatttataagatccTAAGTTTTTACAAAGATACGATTGAGATatgaatttgataataaataaaataatagttactgTTTAGGTTTTTCTACCATATTATTTATCCAAAACTCttcatcaaattttatttgttggatatttGTCCAATTTGTAGTGTGAATTATAAAATAGCATAACTTTTATtgcgttataagtatttaaattatttaaaacaaaatacaaattttagcATTTGGTAAAAGTTTTAAGCTTCTACAACtagtataggtttttttttaactcttatTTATTCAACAACTAGTGACATTTGAAactaattattcatatatttataaaggcaACATGTTACTTAACCCATTAAAAGTGTTGTCAGACCAAAAACGTTTGAAAcctgtttgaaataaataattttatgaaaattgttacaattgtacccagTCTCCCctacttacctattatttattatgctacCGATGGTTGTTTTTGTAACATAAATGCAGTTTATTATGAGaatgtgatatttttaatgagtaaattaatatgtataaagattttaattagcaggatacctaataatagtataggtatttacaatataatgtattatattacatagtatacttagtctatttaggtatataggtacatttatatactatttaaattgttagtcacttgtttattttttcttttatataagtGGGTTCTCTTATGTCTGATATGAGAAGTCTTTTCCCATATAGCGGATCAGCAATTTCTGGTAAAATACACTCTGTATAAAACCTAAAAAACatacattcataatttattcattatacaaatatatttaactcgATAAAACTTTTAATTCCTTACAAATTCAACTTTTTGACCATTTTTTCTTCCCAAAATGTTTTATCGTAATAAATGTGTTCTACACTTATccattttttagtataaacaacaaaataacaaacatttctaCGTGTTATATGAAGTTGACCCATAACTTGATAATAGTATTGATGATCATTTTTTAACTTTAGTGTATTTTCTTgtgttatataacaatatgacaactaaataaaaaaaggttcattcttataatacatataaatattaaatatatacatgattttatatatataatagtattatagttaaaacACAGCTtacaagtttattatttacgGCATCAATACTGTTTTCGCTATCTTTTGCTGTGTATGGACATTTGATTTCTACAATAGCTTGATCTCCAACCAAACCatctataaacaaataaattaaaaatattattatataatgttattcattattattattaattaaatataaatgtgtaatttttatcggtactaaattaataggtactaaattaatttatgacatAGACATTTAtgtcaataacaaaaaataacctGGACTTGCTGCTAAGTATGGAAAAATAGTATCTATAACAAGACCACATAATTGAACATCAAGTTTAATGATTTCCTTCAGTTTTTGTCTAGCTTCATGTTCCATATTATGTCCATAAGTCATTTGTTTTGATGTAACTGGAGgcttataaagtatactatgGACTTTGGTCTTGCAGCTGGTGTTTGGTCGCATTTTGCAAATTTCACCAAACCGTGAAGCTGTCAACCTGATTTTTCGTTCTTGAAACCAATTGGGATTCAAGTTTTGGTCCCTCGTATCAATTTCTATTTGTTTTGTGTCAACTGTATGCAGatattgaataaatgtatttttcttttccTGTAGTTCATCTTCGTCTATAGTATCCATAAGAGGTTCAGCTAACCCATAATGACTGTCAGGACCTTTTGATCGGGCACTAACCATTTTTTTCCTATAccttttttgattattatttaatatccgTCGGTTTACAGTGTTCAACCTTATACGAtcggtattttttataaactttttaccGATTTTTCCTGAAATTGATGTGAAAATTAATAGCATATAGAGCATACTAGTatgtatctatttttaattacctggactaaaattcataattttcttaTGTATTGTGCGTAAATATGTTCTGGAATTAAAGGAAATAATAGCTGCTTTTACCCGGGtcgaataattattactttgcgaaaaattaattctttttCCGCCCacgtatttattgataattgagTTAAATTgttcgcatatattattatctagatctTCAATTAAACTGGagctattatttactaaacgaGATGTAATTTTGTCTATTTCTAGTAAAATACCACATCGTAATGCTTCTGGTACCATGTTGATTTCACCTATTTTTGACCCTTTACAAAAATAAGAATTACATTCTTGGTGTTGTCCAAATCTATGATAAGGTGCATTCTTCAAATCGTATTTAAGatctgaaaacatttttataacgttaGTAAGATTAATCTTAAAAAcgtacacaaaaaaattatattatacaaattacctgcaattttctgattttttgatttatccaatatatttttttgataagttATTGCTTTAGTAACATCAGACcgaaatcttaaaatattagtcATTATAAACTTCCGTATTGTTACTGGATACTCAGTTTTTGTAGCGAGCATTTTaagtttacttatataattgcGCAGTAAGTGATTTCGACATTCGATTTTTTCTATCGTGAATCTAGGGCCATATGGTAAAATCTCATTTAGACGTTTCACAACACTACTGTCTccgtcacctattacaaaaatcataaaatattgtttatatcagTGTACTAACCAATATCTATTGTATAGAATCAAAAACgatttctgagcggagactgagcTACTAGCCTATTTTGATTTAGTTTATaacaatttgaactttaaacactTATACACAAATACTagtcagtggcgtacgcaggattttcaaatgggggggggggggggggctaaacaaagtaaatcaaaatttgatatcTTAACAAACTAGTTTCAATAAAGTCTTATAGctgttaattgtaatatttcattattatatactttttataacacatacataatattataggtatatcggaaccataataatatacgtaacgtttattttttgcttattttagGTCGTTGTTACTAAAGATAATACGTTGTATTCAATACCGTTTTTAGAATTATCATGGTTTGTAATttgtcttttaaaatataaaatgtattccataaCACGGCCAATGGGGGGGGNNNNNNNNNNNNNNNNNNNNNNNNNNNNNNNNNNNNNNNNNNNNNNNNNNCCCCCcccctgggtacgccactgataacagttataaataattttataaaaacccaTACATCATTGGAAAACCAATACATTGCTTATCTCAGAATTTAACAGCTTaggaaaataattgtaattcattatttggtaagttaatataacatataatattaccaataagCTTATTAAATTTGAGTCCATGCATTTCAATGCTTTTTGAAAAACCTTCCGCTATACCATCGGCCTCCATTGCAGTGGACGCTTGTTTCCaattaagaaaacaattatGTTTTGGAATTTCTTGGCTTATAGATTTCGATCTCTGGCACACTGCACAGTACCGATTTTTAATGCcgacaaataaaactttaccaGTTTTGTACCCAATTATTGTAGcctaaataaacaattttaattttcgaattttgtataatatatcattcttTAATACCATTGAACAAACTATGGTAATTATCTTACCGCTCCTGATAATGCATCGTATTTAGTTTTGTAGCTGCGTTTAGACCACTGGCCATCCGCAACAACAGTACACATTGGTGTACCATCAACGTCAGTATTTCCACATTCTAAAGCTAATTGTCTCTCTTCGTTCCCAGCTATAATCATTTCATCCCATGCTGTATCCTGAACAGCATTTCCAACTTCTAcgagatattttgaaaaagaagTAGCTGAGAGGCAAGGTATTTCGAGCGAAGCCGAAAGTTCGTTTAATTGAGTAAATCCAAttcctatttattaaatattttagtagaattattcaaatactatgtaggtaccataGTACATGTATGTACTATTTGTCGAAAactaaacaacaacaaaaaggtggggtaagtggatgtcgctctgctgtacagtaggttactgggagtcactgtataatggaaggtattaattttgaattcaatgatataatataatactttagtttttttttctataaatatcaatacaattttatttgttggttaaaaaagcttgaaaatttaatagaaggctcctggGTTATTGtatcaaaggcagatgaaaaaaattaaaaatccttactcacagtttttttttatacgcgtttaaatttaatcttgaaaaaatacggaaaaatcgcgaaaatttgcaatttattttgagttagaaattcataataaattttctttttaaatctaagatttgaaaatctaatacataattcctcataagtttgtctacctttatcaaaaaaaaaatgtctacaagaaagtcaaattaaatttttatgagcgtttaaaattcatatgtttacaacatttgatattcactcgaattctcatgtaacgattttcttattttgttataattaaaaaactaatgactgtagatacttgaaaatttcacctaatgtttatattagcattttctatacacgataaaatttttgaaaataatttgaccttTTTTTTGCTGTTTACgtacattgtcagttttcaatttttttagttattttttctataaatatcaataaaattttatttgttaggtaaaaaagcgtgaaaatttaatgcaaggctcctgatataatgttacaatagcagcagaattttaagttcaaatttggacgaaattacaacttataaaacctagaatattttttttagttattttgttgtgattgtataatattattcgtgggtacttgaaacttctaaagtaaactattatattatatctatgatagtatcacggtttgttgttgatgtataacgcgttataagtacctaatgaatattgtgatatgattaatttggaatttattataggtgaattattttttaataccatagataagtatatatgtcTTAAACCTAGACTGAAatccgtctccactcagaatcgttttcttatacaatgatattatatcattgaattcaaatttaataccatccattatacagtgacccacttgtaacttactgtacagcagagcgacatccacttgcccaccttttttaattacagcgataaaaatgtaatataatattatgtagattagataaattatgttagataaaattaaaacgttaactgaaaaatattgataaaatgataaactatttaatatatacatctaatattataaaatcgaagAAATATGccctaaaaccaaaaaaaaaactcgaaatattcttaaatatgcaaaattattataaaattactataagtcCTCAaccctagtaataatatttaaataatttaaaaatgtgactacagattattatttatttcttttctttACATACCAATAGATAAACTTCCACTAACAACCGCTTTATTTATTGGTAAGTAATTATTTTCTGGTACATCTTTTTCCGTAGTAATTGAACTACttttacaacacattttacatttaaataaaaaaactgatgtATATCCTCTTCTACATTCTGACTGAAATTGCATATCTATAAAAGTACAGCCAAATGCTGAATCGTGAactgtgtttttaatttgatcGAATAAGTGTGATATGTCTACTATTCTTCTGCCTTCAAGAGCGCTACAAAGTAATTATATAcgttaataatagataaaaaaatatttatttattatttattataaatagtgatGATAGTGTACACAGTAcacaacataaattaatatacttaga
The Acyrthosiphon pisum isolate AL4f unplaced genomic scaffold, pea_aphid_22Mar2018_4r6ur Scaffold_21608;HRSCAF=24397, whole genome shotgun sequence genome window above contains:
- the LOC103308106 gene encoding piggyBac transposable element-derived protein 4-like, whose amino-acid sequence is MNMDNTLNESGPSRPKRLCSMNRNYEQQIEQMLFNSDSDENYDFSDSGSEYEFQNTEQVSDDFESDTEIANNVPSVNTQSSTSTNNDGDWQEEEIELSNFPFIKRNELFVPIEDKINPIDYFFMLFDEHFIQLLVDETNNYAEIEFLRVGSAPRSRISDWKPTDKDEMLTFIALIIHTGTIKLNRLNDYWKTHHLFNLSCFSNYMSRDRFLNLLRCFHFAPNIETNNQNLPEDRLYKIRPLITYFNNKMNTIYYPKKELSLDESMVLWRGRLQFRQYIQNKRHKYGIKLYMLTEPHGLVLKFAVYVGVLDDLGGKGHAANVVLHLMSEKLNNGHALYMDNFYNSFDLASKLIEKKTFCTGTLRLNRKNTPQDVVESKLKKGETVARYSQGVMIGKWKDKRDVGYISTEFKNNLILTKNRNGKEQYKPEPISNYNRFMSGIDRQDQMHSYYPFTRKTIRWYKKIGIHIIQMLLMNSFYLYNQYHARPKISLYDFRLSILSELLPKQPKPRSFSVSHTNHFPKTHDVGKSGRPNRKRCHLCYSKGIRKDTTYFCPSCPEKPSLCHQPCFNNFHK